From the Engraulis encrasicolus isolate BLACKSEA-1 chromosome 18, IST_EnEncr_1.0, whole genome shotgun sequence genome, the window tatattggctggcacatgaagcaccttggaaagattattattgcgaaggctgttttgaaggccggtttgggtcGTGGCTGAGGGGCtatgttggcctggccccttggggcctctggccttTTGCGGGTCGAGGCCATGGGGACAAGTTGGCCTGgtcccttggggcctctggccccctgggcctgggcccggtaggcccgttcatTAATCCACCTCTGCACCTTAGCCTCACTTTACAACACCAGAATAGCCAGGAAAGCCAAGAACATCATCTCTGACCCCACGCACACCCAGCACACCATCTATTCACACTCCTACCATCAGGGAAAAGATACAGCAGCACCCGATGCAATACCACACGTTTTAGGGAcagcacctacccacaagccatccgccacTTGAGCTTGAACATgtactagcactttacagccactCCACTGCATGGCCTTCTACTTCTTGCCTACTTTGTTTGCACTATGTACTGCattatgtcttattgcacttttcaatgtttatttgtatGAGTAATTCCCTGTTTATgtatggcccctcttgttttcttgtcttttgtcTTATGTGTACTTGTGTTAAATTTGTGAGCAAACCAAAAGGCATTCCTAGCAATTGTTTATATAGGGTTGATTTGtctataataaacttgaacttgaacttgaacttgaactgaaCTTGATGATACATGTATACAAGCACAACATTGATGACAGTCACACACTAGATACATACCCACTCAGACACTGACAAACAGCACAAAATGCCCAAACATAAAACtttaacattttttacattttatctaTGGATTTCCCCCATGTTAATTTAGTCGATtttaaaattcattttcattcctGAGCGGGGTAAGAATCAGCaccaaaaaaaagacactttggATCATTCATTTTGATGTGAGTGATCCAAGCATATATGGAAAGCGTATATTACAGCCAAATATTTGGACCACAAGAGAATGTCTGTCATGgaattttaatattttatttgtgCTAATTATACTGTATAAATGTGTATATTCTGGATAAAATTTTTTTTGCTTTCGAAGTCTTTTATAGTTTCATCACTGCACATCAGTCATTTGAAAAAGATGAATGTTGTATGTGTTGGCCAAAGTAGGGGTTTTCAAAATGGGGCcgaggacccctggggggctgcgaggggatgccaggggatgcgcggcaggctggcaggaaaaatatagcaaaataaaattcaTAATTCAATAAAGTGAACAACTTAAGttgccaaaataaaccaaaaatagatTGGTTAAACAATGTTTACATGTATTATGCTTTTTGtatttgaatgggtttaggatttaaaaaaaaaatatatatatatatatatttgtaggggcttttatgcctttatttgatgggacagtcttagatggtgacaggaagcaagtgggacagagagacggggtgggttcgggaaatgacccagaccggactcgaaccggggtccccgtgggcatccCATCcccaatgtggggggcttagcgcggtgCGCCACAGCTCCCCCAGGAATCCACAAACTTAATCAAGTTGTGAAACCagttgcacagaaaaaatagtgtgacacAGGCCATGGCAGGGggggcttgtcatggtaaagtgtggGAACCCTGGGCTAAATAAACACCAATATTGGCAGTAATTGGATGAAAGCAACCCTCAAAAGTCCATTTTCAAATGTTGTATGGTGCAAATTACCATAAAATGCATGGAAATGTTTCTGAATATTTATCAAAACTTGATTGGTTAATGTACCCTCTCATGTCATTTACCATCCATCATGTGTCATATTTGGCATTATATGTCTCTAAAAATTGTTACAAGTAATTCAAGAAAACTACACACAAGCTAATTTCCACTGAACCCAGGGCTAAGAGCAGTCGGGTGTGCACAGGTGCGTACCCTGATATGTCATCTTGACAAAGAGGAAACTGGGGTTGGTTTACTACCACACTAAGATTATGCCTAACCAGTATAGCGGTATCAAGTTATGTCATCAGTACAAACATTCTCTAAAGTTGGGAAAGAGATGCTTAAAGATGCATAGAGGCTGTACAACTGACATGCCTTTTGCATATGTCACCTGGTGTGTTATGATTGTACTGCATTTTCAGTTGGTTGGACAATTTgatatgtattattttttttgaaatatttttacattcatttttcttttatttattttttatttttgctcaTGTTGTCCACCAAGCACATATCATATGGTGTGGAAAAGTCAATGACGACTCATTGATGCACAATACTGAAACATGGTACAATGTCATGTAGCAAAATAGACGTGTTATTTATTAGGATGATATACCAGTATTAGACATTCAAGTCATGTTAATCTCCTCATGTTTGGTTCATGAAGAAATCCACAAGAGACATTACAAAAATACAGTTGTGCAAAAAAGCCATTGACGGTGACGAGCACATCGTCTGCATGCATATTGCATAGCTTAATTCACTGTAACTCTTTTGAGCTGTACAATACCAAAACATATCAGAGAAGAACATTTAGCTGATGGCGTGTTGATGGATTTAATTGAGATGGAAGATATATATTCaaatcttgaaggtgcactgtggatggtggccacagtaggaattgcaactatgctgctcattgaaaccgtgctgTCTACTGACAAATGAATTTTTCATGAATGTTAACAAAATAATacagtaatatttactagtatgactaaagtacagtaagttttgtagctccaaatgtctattttttttttaaattcaaaatggcatcccccttttcatgtaggcctatataaagtgcaattttcccagtcaatgaatacttattcatgaaaaggttaacatttgtgaaaaggcagtatgaattcaggaaataaataaCCACAAATATTACAAAGGGCACCTTTAAACAGTCCACGCActtaaaatctgtttttttttaaatatatactgtatgtatattttaTTCCATGACAGAATTATATTTCGAACGAATCGTAATTCTCTCATAGAGGACCTCAATAATTGAAACAtaattctgccatggaataaaacacagaaaaaaaggatTTCAGGTGTGCTGACGCCTCTCTTTAGAACATGTTGATGGACACGTGCCAAACTGTTTATACGTATGCGTATAGTTCGTGACGTGTTCATGGATTTAACCCAGGCTGATCTCAGGGTCAACAGGTGGTGGTCTGATGTCCAAACGGATTGTCGATTTTCTCCATAATTGCCTTGACGTGCTTGGTATTCGGGTTAGCACAAAGCACTTTGTTACAGACAGTACTGAGGCTGTGgataaaaacaagaaaaacaatgAGATAAATAACCTTAATCAAACTgtataaaaagtaggcctactaacacTGAAGTAGTTTAAAAAAGCACTGTTTTCAAAATCTTTTCAAGTGGTTGATCAACTTGAAGCAGCAAAGCTACATTTTCTACGTttggatcaggaaatgacctcggactGGATCAAACCTTTCCGTCCACCCTGACATAACTCTATGGTGCCTTGGCCGTTTGAGCCACAGTCCAGGCCAAATGTATTAATTTCAAGTAATAACAGTACCAAGTAAAATGACCAGAGTTTAGTGAAACTTCTCTCTAGTAGTCGATGAGAGACAGTCATGCATTAAGTAAAATGTGTTGTTATGAAAATAatacataaacaaaaacttaCATCACCCCCTTTTTGGGGCAGTTGGCATGGGTCATAGTATAGCCCTTTATCCTCTTTGCAGGAATCGGCCTGTTGTAATATTGAAAACAGCATTTCTGCGGGGTGGCAGCTAAAAGAGAATATTGGGTTTGTTAGAATTGTTTAAGGAGAAAACAGAGAAGGTAGAAATACTACATAACATTTATAACCACCATTAGTCTGATTTCAACCGTGTGGGAACTAGTACATTATTATCAAAACTACATATGGAACACAATTATTTGTTTTCAATTTCACACAAAATAATACCAATATGCAGGGCCAGTCCTTGTcgatttgctgccctaggcgagAATTCAATTCAGCGCCCCCTACGCGCAAAAAAATTGCAATTTGCAATTGTTTGTTGCAATTTAAATTCTTAAACAGTGCAGGGGGGCGGCAAATGAGGAATTGTTTATTTATATCAATGTTGATTTACTTTCATTGTGTTCATTGTAATGATGTATTATATTTTtaagaatagattagattagattagatttgttagatttttttttatccctgaTCCTCTGGTGCGGCGCCTTACTTGAGTggcgcccttagcatttgcctatactgtCTATGCCAAGGGCCAGCAATGCCAATATGCTTGCTCTACAAATAcacactctaaaacattgcagccagttaaaagtAGAAAACTTAAATCGCCTTGCTTCCTTAAGTTTCCAAGTTAAGTTGAGTTAAGTTGAGGTAAGTTGCCTCAAGTTGAGTTGACTTACAAATGTAAGGTGGAaacttgtatttttgtttttaattgacTTGGAATGTTTACAATGTATACATGGCACATATAAAATATTCTAGAATAACTGGGAaaatacaaacatgacatgaacataaAATTATGAACACATAATAAATATGACAAAGAAGAAACACAAAAATGAAATAGAaagccatggggaaaaaaaaaaaacttactatGGCTGTCACCCTGAGAGCAGAGAGCCAAGACCAGGACAGCaacagccacagcacagcagagcttcATCTTCAACTCTTCAGATGTAATAGAGGTGAGTAGGGCCTTGGGGTTTGTTGTAACAGTTGTCTTTGGTGTGCGATGCTGGAGCTGAGTGTCCTAGCGTGACATATATATTAGAGCTCGGCAACCTGAAGGACGGCCTTCTTCCTGTCCATGGAAACAAGGGTGagcggggaggggggaggggccaTAGAGGAAGTGGAGCTGGGGGGGGAAGTGGGACTGAGAGGGAAAGTCAGCCGAGTCGATGTGTGTATTGCCTGCATGCATCTGTGGTCTAGTTTCCTGTACCTTGTCGACCCACCCCACTGAATTGTTTATGATTAAAAGAAGGAAACACTGTCCCAAAGCCTTTGGTGTATAGTAACTACATAGTAAGAACTGGAGTGACCTTGGCAAAGACACCGTTGTGCTAACTGACCAAAACgtgaaactatttttttttagtAAGTCCTTGGACCtacttgctgcaggatatgcgtgtgtgcacttttcatgcatgaacacGTTGCAATATGTATTTTGTGTCAATTTTGTACGCAGTAGAGTACATTGCAATATTGCGTTTgtacggtgcaatattgaaaGAACCGCGAGAGGCaatcttccgaacttccatgttgaggtagAGTGAAACAATTAGCTGCTATGCTAGCTGTGTGCTATTATTCTGATGATACACAGCTATTGAGCCTAACCAAACCACCGACATTCATGCCTTAACCAACTGCATGTCTGACATCACTGAATGGCTGAGCATTGActtccaaaaaataaagaaaataaaactgaAGTTCTACTCATTGGCCCAAAAGAGAAAAATGCTTAGCTCTATACTCAAGCCTACTGTAGATTACTGTCTTCCATCTTAGGAATGTTACCAACTTCGCGCCGAAAAAACTTGTTCCTGCTTTTGTCACCAGTAGACTAgattactgtaatgctctcttctctgggcTGAATTTTAAGAAAgaccagaaggagagagagagagcatttgatCACTCCTGTTCTGGCAGACCTACATTGGCTGCCTGTCTCCTGcagaattgactttaagattctgctaaCGGTGTTCAAAGCATTAAATTGACTTGCTCCCAGTTCAATCTCTCACATACTCTATTTTAATGCCCCTGTCCAAACTCTCAGATCCACTGATggcaagctgctaaggaccccacCTCGAAAAACATTGGTGAcccacagggccgtaaccagacattttcaaaccgATGTCAAATGCTGCGTGCtgtacagcatactgtacatttagagtgATTCAAACACTTAAGTTAAACTCAGaatttgttttcatttatcactGCCATGAGGATAAATGTCGATGGTGTAtaaagactgaatttatcattgttgatcatatattgattttcatcatagatacattttacattactgaaaacaaataccgaggacatgacctctgtgtcctcaatggtagttacggcaatGGTGACGCAGCTTTCGAATGTTACGtgcccaagagatggaatgccCTCCCCATTGATAGAAGTGTGCAATCTCCATTGACTCCTTCAGGAAGCACCTGAAGACtcaccttttcacccttgcctaGTCTTTGCTGCCCGGGCGACGGGCGTCACAGCGACCTTAATCTGTTCATAAGTAACTAGCCCTGAAAGGTGGTCCCCTAGGTGGCTGCTGGACTCTGCCTGAGGTATCTTCCTGACTATATGGGTTGTGCATGTGTCATCTGATGTGTTATGATTGTAATGCATTTTGAGTTGGTTGGACAATTTGATATGTATTTTTTTGTCCAATATTTTTACATtaatttttcttttatttatttttatttttgctcaTGTTGTCCACCAagcacatcactgattcttgagaaagtggctaaaacaggttgtaatgttgacagaaaaaaacaaagtgaattacaaaatgatatggtatatcctcgtagactaaggtcttggcttttcagaaatgcacaaggccaatctccccattatgtatttttttcagaaatcaggcttttctccgatcataccttgttttttgtcaacaccgtcagacacaattaaaagttattaaaattgtattgatttggttgcatatgtatctggagtttttaagtgattatgtgtattttttggttcacacatatgcctttaaatgttgaaaattcacttttgttctattttaatactgtttcatgtgttctaattttaaaatatgtaccgtcatacgatgcttacttaacgcctaaatacaacaaacaattttttgtaatttcacaaatattcgtgtaggcttaaattggctattactttgatatttcaacaactcctaaggaaaatgttgtaagcacattcctttaaaatgtccaaaactccttcttacggtggtgacttaagaactgacggtggtgacagtaatctgagagtggtgaaagtggcctaattagtacctgcatttagcaaaataaataccctctcaagtcaatggcatcttgcataaacactttatttttgtgtgtgcacagtatgagcatgtgtttttacttcattagttagaatatctaggaagtaagccactggttgttgaaaatgtggtaaaaacagcttttaagttgttcaaatccaaaatatagaggtgtataatcatagatgtaggtcttggctgtgcagggaatgcattggccaagctccccatgtttaacatttttcataaaatgggctctttcttgttttgtcaacagcggcagacagaattagaagtaaaaacacatgtttactgtattaaagtgaattactttaacaattcaacataactgtagatacttattgtatgcatattcttaaaacatgtcaaaaacacgtaaaacatgtgttttttggtgaactccatcagatgtcaccaccgtcaggttttctgacaaaaaaaacctccaaatgcacctcagtggtgactagagtatcattttggatcacaattattactaacatgcctagtaatgtttcattaaccagcacaatttagtaaaatatggaacaacatgatgagcagaacaaaatctgacggtggtgacatctgacggtgtgagacaaaaaaacactcttttaaatattatgcattgtttgttcacattagccatttcattttcgctctgtttcttgggtgcttcataccttttctgaaaaaaattatatgtattaacattaatgtaatacaatactattaaaacccccgacggtgttgacagtttatggttgggacagtaccagtgtccaaacaaattaacaaattgaggacaaaataataaacttacaggagcttcagtgatggtgaagtaggcagtagagctaaaggtttgaaaaggggtcctcagtaatgaaaattaccttgtgcatacctgattttattgtcttttagaaaaaatctgatggtggtgaccaatatgctggacacattttgagcaatcagtaaataatagtaaatattgttttacatccactatgtgcacatctgtagaaccactttaatatggtcttccacatcatggtgatattgttcaattctgttagtgatttttgtattttaagtcaattgaaatgatgatgccagtccttgggacaggcgtttttacagggtgtggacaggtttatagccatgaaaagtaatacaattacacttaaatatttcaaacaactgtgtattcgtgtgacagaccccttggccattacctgggttcattttgtttgtgaaaatttagttgattttcaacagaattaatattttactgcagggacatgtttttgccaaactttcaagaatcagtgacatatcATATGGTGTGGAAAAGTCAATGACGACTCAACCACTCAAAAGTGATGCACAATACTGAAACATGGTACAATGTCATGTAGCAAAATAGACGTGTTATTTATTAGGATGATATACCGGTATTAGACATTCAAGTCATGTCAATCTCCTCATGTTTGGTTCATGAAGAAATCCACAAGAGACATTACAAAAATACAGTTGTGCAAAAAAGCCATTGAATATGACGAGCACATCGTCTGCATGCATATTGCATAGCTTAATTCACTGTAACTCTTTTGAGCTGTACAATACCAATACATCTCAGAGAAGAACATTTAGCTGATGGCGTGTTGATGGATTTATTTGAGATGGAAGATATATATTCaaatcttgaaggtgcactgtggatggtggccacagtaggaattgcaactatgctgctcattgaaactgtgctgtctactgacagatttgatctttccatgaatgtTAACAAAAtaatacactaatatttactagtatgaccaaagtacaataagttttgtagctacaaatgtctttttttggaaattcaaaatggcagacaatggagacatTTTCATGtctaaaaagtgcaatttccccagtcataatgaatactttcatGAAAAACGTTTTTGAGATGTACACATTGCTTATGCATATAGTTGGTGACGTGTTCATGGATTTAACCCAGGCTGATCTCAGGGTGAACCGGTGGTGGTCTGAGTTCCAAACTGATTGTCGATTTTGTCCATAATTGCCTGGACTTGCTTGGTATTCGGGTTGGCACAAAGTTCTTTGTTGGCGACAGTAATGAGGCTGTGGATAAGAAAGACAATGAGATTAATAACCTTAATCAAACCGTATGAAAAGTAATTCCGTAGTCTATACTGAAGCAGTTAAAAAACAGCCTACTGTTTTTTCAAGTGTTGATCAAATTGTGGCAGGGTGAAATGGTACATTTTCTATATTTGGATGAGGAAATGACCTTGGACCGGATCATACTCAGGCCCCCTTGGCCATTTGAGCCACAGTTAAGGCCAAATTTACTCTTTCAAGTAATAACAGTACCAAGTAAAAGGACCAGAGTTTAGTGAAACTTCTCTCTAGTAGTCTATGAGAGACAGTCACGCAACTATTTCTTGAACCAGCCATAGATACAGTGcctccagttagtattggcacccttgaagattaagcacattatgggacatatctccagacaacaaattaTAAGGTCagccatgatttttctatagatagcttgtggttgatactaaatgtaaaaatgatgaACAGCAATGAATAAtaaactacgagagggaaaaaattgaagaaggtaaagctcctggaatcactggtattggcaccctttactggataccattgtggaaacctaatttgactcaaatatggtagataacaaatgggaatcacctttgacaaattgcttttaccaataggacatgaattaggcaaggattttttatatttgtgtttgaaatagccacctgttacatcttgtgcgtctttaacaaatgtgaagacagaggggctgcctgaggacaccacaaatacaattatttgcaaaaaacaagacctccaaataataaaaggtaatCTCGAAAGACCCTAGAATGCTatttccaacactgtgttgtgttattcagaaatctgccaaacagggAGCTGTAAAAAACATCCTTGGATATGGGGTTGAGGGAAGAAATTATGGTAGAAGTCTGTAGAAGACAAACACAGGGTCTAACacctacagtgtttcccacagaatttttggaaactatgggggcagcgggattttgttttttgggggggggttcacacggcgtaaaaaaaaaagaaataggagcacagataagaatttaggagcactgtgaaattgttaacgcacagacaaaaatggtctaagagagtaggctataccttttccccaacacacataggcgtacacattctacatgaggggtgctggtcacagggccagtttttcaaaattcctcccataaaagggtaaaagggctgaacaacatattacacatttatgtctatacacattcgttacacattaatttctatattcagcccgatgtctcctctgctgtgtcaatgaaggcctgttgcctaactcattatcatacaactgtaaaacaaagcctggggagtgtcagtaaactcatcccaactgtcccttctctcaaggttttttattgctcccaaacccaagttaattacaacaacttgactaggcttttgatctctctgtctttcaagcactcatggttttcgcTATAGAATGtttttactccaggaggaaatcgtttttcaaatcgtttttagaaaaaggaaatcgtttaaaaaaaaaaaaagtaaaaaaaatatatatatatatatatttttattattttctttacattttcgaaactatgtcGGCCAAATTTAAAcgatggcggtgcgccatagtttccttaatgtatgggaaacactgacctacaaacctgaaggtcaactttgaactgtgttgggaagtttttttcaataagcatcacactactaacctgactctcgcgcagatggattgtcatccatctggaattttggtggtaaccttgctgttctagctcgaacatgattggagaaattagataacagtgacgtactacttcaaccaatcacatcgaaacgggccgtgacgtagttgtctgcgacgcgcgatagaagccacaacagaacagttagcatgttgacagtgggtgcatcccaatatgtgaccttgcctcctccacttgcctcctccacttgcttctcgtcatgatgacaacactgacaacagcattatatttcaatatcttgcaaaagctcaattatagagcctttttctcatttgcaattgcgatggtgaatgaaaaacagtccctcaaaagttgttgtggcaaggctgacagctgggaaacattttctccacggaggaggggccaggaggcgggacgaggagagaagcacaagtggaggaggcaaggtcacatattgggatgcacccccagtccagctagcatgtgtatagtggatcattggtggcgtttgaacggcaagccgcctgtggtatgccacctgtgtccgacatcggaccactgacggttacaaaacacacaaggcatcggtggattttggttggcaatccgacatagtgcacgagtactctgcagggtccaaacagcggcatgctacctgacaatccacctacgtgagagccaggttacatgctaccagcccctagcaccaaagaggaccggctactcatttggtgccagcatcgtttgcatcagataaatcacaacaaagatatggtaagttagatgtcttgaaatggctatattttcttttagtgaacacatcacgggcatgggtttgtccgtttctgacggggtgataaatattgcagacaaaatggacgtctgcttgcctgcacaaccaatgtgacatatattgatgaataaaacttaatcaagtatgtgtatttcgctgaaaatgattgaccagcgataaaatgttatt encodes:
- the LOC134468657 gene encoding C-C motif chemokine 4 homolog yields the protein MKLCCAVAVAVLVLALCFQGDSHTATPQKCCFQYYNRPIPAKRIKGYTMTHANCPKKGVILSTVCNKVLCANPNTKHVKAIMEKIDNPFGHQTTTC